TGAGATGGCTGGCTCGTCGGTTATACCCGCGACGATTACGCAACCAAATGATCATGATGGCCATTCTGATGGTTATCATTCCAACGATATCTATAGGTTATATCGTAGAAACTGAAGGCCGTTCAGCAGTCTTATCTGAAAAAGAGAAAAAACTGTCATCGGTGATAACCCTGCTAAACGATGCGCTGGGCGACAGCTTTAACGACTACGAAAACATGCCGCGCGAAGAGCGCATTCGTGCGCTCAATCATAAGCTGGGTCCCATTACCGAGCACATTACCCAGGCGTTTCCCGGCGTTGGCGCAGGATATTACCATAAAGCGCTGGATGCCATTATCACCTATGCGCCCTCAGCGCTGTATCAAAGCAACGTCGGTATCACCATCACCGAGGATCATCCGGGCCGCGAAGTGATGAGTAGCAACGCGCCGGTGGTCTATTCCGGGCGACAGGTTCGCGGCGACATACTCAACTCAATGATCCCCATAGAACGGCACGGTGAGGTTATTGGGTATATCTGGGCCAATGAGCTAACCGAAGATATCCGCCAGCAGGCCTGGAGAATGGACGTCAGGATAATTGCCGTACTGGTTACCGGACTCATCTGTAGCCTGTTGCTGATCGTGCATTTTTCACGCCGACTCAGCGCGAATATCGACATAATCACCGATGGACTCTCAACGCTGGCGCAAAAAACGCCCGCCCGATTGCCTGAACTACCTGGTGAGCTGGGGCAAATCAGCCGTAGCGTCAACGCGCTGGCACAAACGTTACGGGAAACCAAAACCCTTAACGATCTGATCATTGAAAATGCCGCAGATGGCGTGATCGCCATCGACAGACAAGGCGACGTTACCACCATGAACCCGGCCGCAGAGCAAATAACAGGCTACACGCTGCATGAACTGGTCGGACAGTCTTATGCGACGCTGTTTGCCAACACGCAGTTTCATAGCCCGGTACTGGATACCCTGGAGCACGGTACTGAACATGTAGCCCAGGAGATTAGCTTTCCGGGACGTGAACGTACTATTGAGATAAGCGTCACTACCAGTCGGATCCATAACGCACACGGCGATCTGATTGGCGCGCTGGTTATCTTCTCTGATTTAACCGCCCGTAAAGAGACCCAGCGTCGGCTGGCGCAAACGGAAAGGCTCGCCACTCTGGGTGAACTGATGGCCGGCGTCGCACATGAAGTGAGAAACCCGCTGACAGCCATCCGTGGCTACGTCCAGATCATCCGCCAGCAAACCTCTCTGCCGGAACATCAGGAGTATTTATCTGTTGTGCTTAACGAAATTGATTCCATCAATAAAGTTATTCAACAACTGTTAGATTTCTCACGCCCGCGACAAAGCCAGTGGCAACAGATTCGCCTCAATGCGTTAATTGAAGAGACGTTAATCCTGGTACAAACCGCCGGCCTTCAGGCACGGATCGGTTTTACCACGGAATTCGATGCCAGCCTGCCGCCGCTCGTCGCCGATCGCGAACTCCTTAAGCAGGTAATCCTCAATATTTTAATCAATGCGGTACAGGCGATTGCCGCGCGAGGCGAAATTCGTATTCGTACCTGGCAATACTCGGCTTCGCAACAGGCAGTGATGATTGAAGATAACGGCAACGGTATCGATCTGGCCATACAGAAGAAGATATTCGATCCCTTTTTTACCACAAAAGCGTCCGGCACCGGTCTTGGGCTGGCGCTGAGCCAGCGCATCATCAACGCGCATCAGGGGGATATCCACGTGACCAGCCAGCCTGGCTGCGGGGCGATGTTCACCCTGATTTTACCTCTTAACCCGCAGGGAAATCCGTCAGAATGAAAACGATCTACCGTATTCTCATCGTTGATGATGAAGACAATGTTCGCCGTATGCTTGCCACCGCATTTTCCCTGCAAGGGCATGAAACGCATTGCGCCAGCAACGGGAAAGCCGCCCTGAGCCTGTTTAGCGAAACACTGCCAGACGTGGTACTGATGGACATTCGCATGCCGGAGATGGATGGCATCGACGCACTGAAAGTCATGCGTGCGCAGCAACCGCGGATCCCCGTCATTCTGATGACTGCCTATGCCGAAGTGGAAACCGCGGTAGAAGCTCTGCGCAGCGGCGCATTCGACTATGTGATCAAGCCCTTTGATCTCGACGAACTTAGCATGGTGATTCAACGCGCATTGCAACTGCAGGAGATGAAACAGGAGATCCGCAATCTGCATAAAGCGTTGAGCACCAGCTGGCAGTGGGGACATATTCTGACCAACAGTCCGCGTATGATGGATATCTGTAAAGACACGGCGAAAATCGCCCTCTCACAGGCAAATGTCCTGATAAGCGGTGAAAGCGGCACAGGAAAGGAACTTATCGCCCGCGCCATTCACTACAACAGCAAACGCGCCAACGGTCCATTTATTAAAATTAACTGCGCGGCCCTGCCGGAATCATTGCTGGAAAGCGAGCTGTTCGGTCACGAAAAAGGCGCGTTTACCGGGGCGCAGTCGTTGCGCCAGGGATTGTTCGAGCGCGCTCATCAGGGAACGTTATTGCTTGATGAAATTGGTGAGATGCCGCTGGGGCTACAGGCCAAACTGCTGCGTATTTTGCAGGAAAGAGAGTTTGAACGCATCGGCGGGCACCAGACCATTCGCGTTGATATTCGCATCGTCGCCGCCACCAACCGCTGCCTGCAAACCATGGTGAAGGAAGGAACGTTTCGCGAAGATCTGTTTTACCGGCTCAACGTTATTCATCTGACCTTGCCTCCCCTACGCGAGCGTCGTGAAGACATTGCCTTATTAGCAAACCACTTTTTACAGAAATTCAGCTCGGAAAATCAGCGCGATATTATCGAGATAGACCCAACTGCAATGTCCATGCTCACCGCCTGGCCCTGGCCGGGTAACATTCGCGAACTGTCTAACGTCATCGAACGTGCAGTCGTCATGAATACCGGTGCGGTGATCTTTGCCGACGATCTCCCCGACCCGTTCCGCAATCCGGTTAGCGCGACAACAGAGCCAAAACCGTCTTACTCCGGGGAACGTAATCTGAAAGAAGAGATAAAGCGTGAGGAAAAACGCATTATCCTCGAAGTCCTCGACAATCAGGATGGCAATCGCACCCGCACGGCGTTGA
The Citrobacter arsenatis DNA segment above includes these coding regions:
- the atoC gene encoding acetoacetate metabolism transcriptional regulator AtoC yields the protein MKTIYRILIVDDEDNVRRMLATAFSLQGHETHCASNGKAALSLFSETLPDVVLMDIRMPEMDGIDALKVMRAQQPRIPVILMTAYAEVETAVEALRSGAFDYVIKPFDLDELSMVIQRALQLQEMKQEIRNLHKALSTSWQWGHILTNSPRMMDICKDTAKIALSQANVLISGESGTGKELIARAIHYNSKRANGPFIKINCAALPESLLESELFGHEKGAFTGAQSLRQGLFERAHQGTLLLDEIGEMPLGLQAKLLRILQEREFERIGGHQTIRVDIRIVAATNRCLQTMVKEGTFREDLFYRLNVIHLTLPPLRERREDIALLANHFLQKFSSENQRDIIEIDPTAMSMLTAWPWPGNIRELSNVIERAVVMNTGAVIFADDLPDPFRNPVSATTEPKPSYSGERNLKEEIKREEKRIILEVLDNQDGNRTRTALMLGISRRALMYKLQEYGIDPSGS
- the atoS gene encoding two-component system sensor histidine kinase AtoS, with protein sequence MRDLRWLARRLYPRRLRNQMIMMAILMVIIPTISIGYIVETEGRSAVLSEKEKKLSSVITLLNDALGDSFNDYENMPREERIRALNHKLGPITEHITQAFPGVGAGYYHKALDAIITYAPSALYQSNVGITITEDHPGREVMSSNAPVVYSGRQVRGDILNSMIPIERHGEVIGYIWANELTEDIRQQAWRMDVRIIAVLVTGLICSLLLIVHFSRRLSANIDIITDGLSTLAQKTPARLPELPGELGQISRSVNALAQTLRETKTLNDLIIENAADGVIAIDRQGDVTTMNPAAEQITGYTLHELVGQSYATLFANTQFHSPVLDTLEHGTEHVAQEISFPGRERTIEISVTTSRIHNAHGDLIGALVIFSDLTARKETQRRLAQTERLATLGELMAGVAHEVRNPLTAIRGYVQIIRQQTSLPEHQEYLSVVLNEIDSINKVIQQLLDFSRPRQSQWQQIRLNALIEETLILVQTAGLQARIGFTTEFDASLPPLVADRELLKQVILNILINAVQAIAARGEIRIRTWQYSASQQAVMIEDNGNGIDLAIQKKIFDPFFTTKASGTGLGLALSQRIINAHQGDIHVTSQPGCGAMFTLILPLNPQGNPSE